The following are encoded in a window of Fischerella sp. PCC 9605 genomic DNA:
- a CDS encoding Uma2 family endonuclease: MTLTIRDLEKLQEKLQEEQRDYQLELQEGNIVVMGPSDLESSEIGAEFIRLLGNWVKPRRLGRIFDSSGGFIMPNTDLRAPDVSFVSAERLKRTVRDFANLVPDLVVEIKSKTDRIRPIEEKIKLFLQLGAQVGILINPDELTVSVYRPNGEMEMLASEDKLTIPELFPGWEIAISELWPPVFE, encoded by the coding sequence ATGACTCTCACAATTCGGGACTTAGAAAAACTGCAAGAAAAGTTGCAAGAAGAACAACGCGACTACCAACTGGAATTGCAAGAAGGAAACATTGTTGTAATGGGGCCATCAGATCTTGAATCAAGTGAAATTGGGGCTGAGTTTATTAGACTGTTGGGTAACTGGGTTAAACCCCGCAGACTTGGAAGAATATTTGACTCCAGTGGTGGATTTATCATGCCCAACACGGATCTACGAGCACCAGATGTTTCTTTTGTATCAGCAGAAAGATTAAAACGTACTGTACGCGATTTTGCCAATTTGGTTCCAGATTTGGTAGTAGAAATTAAATCCAAAACAGATCGCATTCGTCCAATTGAAGAAAAAATCAAGCTATTTTTGCAATTAGGAGCACAGGTTGGAATATTGATAAACCCAGATGAGCTAACTGTGAGTGTGTATCGTCCAAATGGTGAGATGGAAATGCTAGCAAGTGAGGACAAGTTAACTATCCCTGAGTTGTTTCCTGGCTGGGAAATTGCAATTTCTGAGTTATGGCCCCCTGTGTTTGAGTAG
- a CDS encoding alpha/beta hydrolase produces the protein MLNPKSPIQNSKSNQKRYKLLSLFIGFPSAFCLLPSAFFLISALVSRPVLGAERLTLSYGLVRRSIPIASLEIYARTGKIDDELATYFKYAPKERLPQIREALLTPIPLNAVQVSQFLYTPIGERLLEDLAEVVQGETRSTGLYGIRAALILAAADPEDFTLLNILRKFPSRDISINLVRALQIANSFQNFVDQTQDAIALINKEAQQEAITNPVDLISFSRINLLLPGTYQWQKQSITLEDRSRDRRFPADIYLPQASIPKPVVVISHGLGSDRTSFAYLAERLASYGFVVAVPEHPGSNAQQLQALLSGRSAEITSPREFIDRPLDIKYLLDELSRQSQSNPGWKGRMNLEQVGVVGQSFGGYTALALAGAPINFQELQNNCPPLEDTLNVSLLLQCLTVELAESNKYNLSDSRIKAAIAINPVISTVLGKDSLSQIKIPVMIVSSSADTAAPALPEQILPFTWLTTPNKYLVLVNGGTHFSMIAQSPNDALPLPEQVIGPYPALAQRYVNVLGVAFFQTYVANQPGYLPYLSANYTSIISQPPLPISLVRAIDFNND, from the coding sequence ATGCTAAATCCAAAATCTCCAATCCAAAATTCAAAATCCAACCAAAAAAGATACAAACTCCTAAGTTTATTCATAGGATTCCCTTCTGCCTTCTGCCTTCTGCCTTCTGCCTTCTTTTTGATATCTGCTTTAGTTTCCCGTCCTGTTTTGGGTGCAGAACGGCTCACCCTCTCCTACGGTCTTGTAAGGCGCTCCATTCCCATAGCTTCTCTGGAAATTTACGCAAGAACAGGTAAAATAGATGATGAATTAGCTACATATTTTAAGTATGCTCCTAAGGAGCGACTCCCGCAAATTAGAGAGGCATTGCTGACTCCCATTCCTTTGAATGCTGTGCAAGTTTCGCAGTTTCTCTACACCCCAATTGGCGAAAGATTGCTAGAAGATTTAGCAGAAGTCGTTCAGGGAGAAACTCGCTCTACTGGTTTGTATGGAATTCGTGCGGCGCTAATTTTAGCAGCGGCTGACCCTGAAGACTTTACTTTATTGAATATACTACGCAAATTTCCCTCAAGGGATATTTCGATTAATTTAGTCCGCGCCCTACAAATTGCCAACTCTTTCCAGAATTTCGTAGATCAAACTCAGGATGCGATCGCCCTTATTAATAAGGAAGCCCAACAAGAAGCTATCACCAATCCTGTAGATCTAATCTCCTTTAGCCGAATAAACTTGCTACTACCGGGAACCTATCAATGGCAAAAGCAAAGTATCACGCTAGAAGATCGATCGCGCGATCGCAGATTTCCCGCCGATATTTACCTACCACAAGCTTCTATTCCTAAACCTGTAGTTGTCATCTCCCACGGACTCGGTTCTGATCGAACAAGTTTTGCTTACCTAGCTGAACGTCTAGCTTCCTATGGCTTTGTCGTTGCTGTTCCCGAACATCCTGGTAGCAATGCCCAACAGTTGCAAGCATTATTGTCAGGTAGATCCGCTGAAATCACAAGCCCGAGAGAGTTCATTGACCGACCTTTGGATATTAAGTATTTATTGGATGAACTTAGCCGCCAGTCCCAATCTAATCCAGGTTGGAAAGGGCGTATGAATTTGGAACAAGTAGGCGTAGTGGGACAATCCTTTGGAGGGTACACAGCTTTAGCATTAGCAGGCGCACCGATTAATTTTCAGGAACTACAAAATAACTGCCCACCTCTAGAAGACACACTGAATGTTTCGCTCTTGCTACAGTGTTTGACTGTAGAATTAGCAGAGTCTAATAAATATAATCTATCTGACTCGCGAATAAAAGCGGCGATCGCTATCAACCCAGTGATCAGTACTGTTTTGGGAAAAGACAGTCTCAGTCAAATTAAAATCCCAGTGATGATTGTGAGTAGCAGCGCCGATACAGCTGCTCCGGCTTTACCAGAACAGATTCTACCGTTTACCTGGCTAACAACACCAAACAAATATTTAGTATTAGTTAATGGCGGTACGCACTTTTCGATGATTGCCCAATCACCCAATGATGCTTTGCCATTACCAGAACAGGTGATTGGCCCTTATCCTGCTTTAGCACAACGCTATGTCAATGTTTTAGGCGTTGCCTTTTTCCAAACCTACGTCGCCAATCAGCCAGGTTATCTCCCCTACCTGAGTGCAAATTACACTAGTATCATCAGTCAACCACCATTGCCGATATCATTAGTGCGAGCGATCGACTTTAACAATGATTGA
- a CDS encoding ATP-binding response regulator, which yields MKIDLNNKGVILIVDDTPTNLEMLFDFLGDSGFTVLVAEDGESALARAEYAPPDLILLDVLMPEMDGFETCRRLKANERTKDIPIIFMTALAETVDKVKGLNLGAVDYITKPLQHQEVLARIELHLKLRNMAKTLQEQNLRLETEISERKQAEQKIREQAALLDVTTDAILVQDLDNQICFWNQGAEHLYGWKATEIISKNVNQLLYRPETLSQLQKIHKSFAESGSWQGELHQITKEGKAIIVASRWTLMRDKDGKPKSILTVNTDITEKKQLESQFLRAQRLESVGTLAGGIAHDLNNILTPILTAAQLLQLKLPNTDERSQQMFKTIESNAKRGAALVKQVLHFTRGVEGKRTIVQVNHLFSEIKQIVQETFPKSIEVSANIKPDLWAVIGDATNLHQVLMNLVVNARDAMPNGGTLSICAENMFIDEQYARMNLDARVGHYIVITIADTGVGMPAEILDRIFEPFFTTKEVGKGTGLGLSTVTGIIKSHGGFVNVHSKVGKGTEFKVFLPAVEATVTPLVEDLELLKGNGELVLVVDDEAKILETTKISLETYNYRVITARDGIEAIALYAQHQDEISAVLMDMMMPSMDGATTIRTLQKINSLVKIIAVSGLAANDKLSGVNAVKAFISKPYTTKELLQTLHSILCQESISVESTQKWNHATRR from the coding sequence ATGAAAATTGATTTAAATAACAAAGGTGTCATCTTAATTGTTGATGACACTCCCACTAATCTGGAAATGCTTTTCGATTTTTTGGGTGACTCTGGATTTACGGTTTTGGTTGCTGAAGATGGTGAAAGTGCTCTTGCCAGGGCAGAATATGCTCCACCCGATCTAATTTTGTTAGATGTACTCATGCCGGAAATGGACGGTTTTGAAACATGCCGTCGTTTGAAAGCTAATGAACGAACAAAAGATATTCCGATAATTTTCATGACCGCACTTGCCGAAACAGTGGATAAAGTCAAAGGCTTGAATCTCGGTGCAGTTGATTACATTACTAAACCGCTTCAGCATCAAGAGGTTCTCGCTCGAATTGAACTTCATCTCAAGCTTCGGAACATGGCGAAGACACTCCAAGAGCAAAATCTGCGTCTAGAAACGGAGATTTCGGAACGCAAACAAGCAGAACAGAAAATCCGCGAACAAGCTGCTTTGCTTGATGTCACTACAGATGCGATTCTCGTTCAAGACTTAGACAACCAAATCTGTTTTTGGAACCAAGGGGCTGAACATTTGTATGGATGGAAGGCAACAGAAATAATTAGCAAAAATGTCAATCAGCTTCTGTATCGACCAGAAACTCTTTCTCAACTCCAAAAAATTCATAAGAGTTTTGCTGAGTCTGGTTCATGGCAAGGTGAATTGCATCAAATCACTAAAGAAGGTAAAGCAATTATTGTTGCCAGTCGCTGGACTCTGATGCGCGATAAAGATGGAAAACCTAAATCGATTCTTACTGTTAACACCGACATTACAGAGAAAAAACAGCTCGAAAGTCAGTTTCTTCGCGCTCAACGACTGGAGAGTGTGGGCACACTTGCTGGCGGCATTGCTCACGACCTAAACAATATACTGACTCCAATTCTGACGGCAGCGCAACTACTGCAACTAAAACTCCCCAACACCGATGAGCGGAGTCAGCAAATGTTCAAGACAATAGAATCCAACGCTAAACGCGGGGCTGCTTTAGTTAAGCAAGTGTTGCATTTTACCCGTGGAGTCGAAGGCAAGCGCACGATTGTGCAAGTTAACCACTTGTTCTCAGAAATTAAGCAGATTGTCCAAGAGACATTTCCCAAATCCATTGAAGTTTCCGCAAATATCAAGCCAGACCTTTGGGCTGTAATTGGAGATGCCACAAACTTGCATCAGGTGCTCATGAACCTGGTAGTTAACGCTCGTGATGCCATGCCCAACGGCGGGACTCTCAGTATATGTGCCGAAAATATGTTTATAGACGAACAATACGCCCGCATGAATCTTGATGCGCGTGTCGGTCATTACATTGTAATTACTATTGCAGATACGGGTGTGGGGATGCCGGCGGAAATCTTGGATAGAATATTTGAGCCATTTTTCACCACTAAAGAGGTTGGCAAAGGTACAGGGTTGGGTCTTTCAACCGTGACGGGTATCATCAAAAGCCACGGTGGTTTTGTGAATGTACACAGCAAGGTTGGCAAAGGAACTGAATTTAAAGTGTTCTTGCCAGCAGTAGAGGCAACAGTAACACCGCTAGTAGAAGACCTCGAACTGCTTAAAGGAAACGGAGAATTAGTTCTAGTTGTAGATGACGAAGCCAAAATTCTGGAAACGACCAAAATCTCACTAGAAACTTATAACTATAGAGTGATTACAGCCAGGGATGGAATTGAGGCGATCGCGCTATATGCCCAGCATCAAGATGAAATTAGCGCCGTGTTGATGGATATGATGATGCCGTCAATGGACGGTGCAACCACCATTCGCACATTGCAAAAAATCAATTCCCTGGTCAAGATTATTGCTGTCAGCGGTTTAGCAGCTAACGATAAACTGTCAGGGGTTAATGCAGTCAAAGCATTTATTTCTAAGCCTTACACGACTAAGGAACTATTGCAAACTTTACACAGCATTCTATGCCAGGAATCAATCAGTGTAGAGAGTACACAAAAGTGGAATCATGCGACAAGGAGATAA
- a CDS encoding hybrid sensor histidine kinase/response regulator, whose product MSLTIAGYNLIKVLYDGTTTCVYRAFKESEQTSVIIKTLKTEYPTIEQLAQLRHEYKILQSLEIEGIVKPLALESYQNGLALILSDFGGEPLRNFITAQNFELSNFLQIAIQLSETLAQLHKNNLIHKDIKPQNIFINVKTGQVKIIDFSISSHLSRENQTVSNPNLLEGTLAYMSPEQTGRMNRSIDYRTDFYSLGVTFYEMLTGQLPFQATDPLELVHCHIAKTPISPKEIYSKIPQAVSDIVMKLLAKTAEERYQSALGLKADLEECLRILQATVNIEYFSVGQLDLYSQFIIPQKLYGREKEVAILMDAFERVANPPMSLLTKGGLRGVEMMLVSGYSGIGKSSLVNEVHKPIVRQRGYFISGKFDQFKRNIPYASLIQAFQELMQQLLTESADKIAIWKTKLLEALGANGQIIIDVIPEVERIIGLQPPVLQLGATESQNRFNRVFRQFIHVFCKPEHPLVLFLDDLQWVDSASLKLIQLLISDPNNQYLLLIGAYRDNEVSATHPLMLTLEEIQKSGAVVNNIVLQPLQIYHVNQLVSDTLRTDQEKSQPLAELVFNKTQGNPFFLTQLLKSLYQENLLSFNFSEACWQWNIEQLKDIDITDNVVELMVNQIQKLSPKTQNVLKLAACIGDKFTLDVLSIVNQKSLSKTAADLWESLQAGLVLPLSQYYKIPLVGEWEIELGERERKNHPNLISNSQFPISYKFLHDRVQQAAYSLIPDSQKQETHLKIGQLLLQNTTPEERKENIFTLVNQLNYGTDLLTLELEKYELAELNLIAGQKAKAATAYESAMRYLKVGLGLLAANSWQNQYALTLALYESAVETAYLNGNFEQMEKWANVVLKQAKTSIDKMKVYEVKIQACMAQVKQLQAIEIGLQALELLGVKLPESPSVSDIQQTLTQTATNLSGKSIEDLINLPLMTEVDKLAAIRMLTSMGSPTYQAAPALFPLVVCEQVNLSIKYGNAPFSAYGYVCYGVILNGIVQDIESAYKFGQLALSLVEQFNAVELKTSVFFVAGACTMHGKVHARETLPLLQDGYQSGLENGHFEYGGYAAMQKCQYSYYIGQELTRLEREMATTSNSLAQLKQENALSWNQIFQQSVLNLLEASENQCCLLGEVYNEEKSLPLLNKANDRTGLHYFYLNKLILCYLFEEYHQALENAVQAEQYLDGVKAFLVVQVFHFYDSLAQLAIYPSASPSQQEQLLSKVTNNQEKMQKWADHAPMNFQHKYELVEAEKARVLGQYWQAMECYDRAIAGAREQGYIQEEALANELAAKFYFERSREKVAQTYLTDAYYGYIRWGAIAKVRDLEARYSHIFSRISERKSQDIEMNRTISSMTANSSIVFDLATVMKASQALSGEIVLDKLLAKLMQIVIENAGAETGFLILEKAGNLFIEASGSFGQDEINVQESTPVESSQQLPISVINYVRRTHENVVLNDASREGVFTTDSYIINHKPKSILCTPIVNQGKLVGILYLENNLTAGAFTPERLEVLQLLSSQAAISIENARLYHDLEEYNRTLAAKVQERTLELQNKNLQLQQEIRDRQRAEETAAAANRAKSEFLANMSHELRTPLNGILGYAQIFQKDKNLTEQQKNGVNIIYQCGEHLLTLINDILDLSKIEARKMELYLKDFHFPEFLESIAEICRIRAEQKGISLIYKALSPLPRVIRADEKRLRQVLINLLSNAVKFTEKGSITFTVNVISQESIVNCQKSKDFKPMTNDIDALRAASRRVGQMTNDRIRFQVEDTGIGIAPEQLEEIFLPFKQVGEDSRKTEGTGLGLAISRQLAQMMGGELKVKSTLGKGSIFWLDLDLPKGFQQTNAKSVNECNIISFVGSKRKVLVVDDKWANRSVLINLLQPLGFEVTEATDGLDGIKKALEFKPDVIFMDLVMNVMDGFEATRRLRMLPELKEVIVIAISASVFDFDQKQSREVGCDDFLSKPIQVTELLEKLRVHLGLEWVYEQERGGIPRLESGNEPRLESGNEPKLIAPPAEELAILLDLGMKGDLRGIAERTVELEELDEKLVPFATHLRQLAKGFKGKQILEFLKKY is encoded by the coding sequence ATGAGTCTCACTATTGCTGGTTACAATCTCATCAAAGTCCTTTATGACGGTACTACTACTTGTGTTTACCGTGCTTTTAAGGAGTCAGAGCAAACTTCGGTAATTATTAAAACTCTCAAAACTGAGTATCCTACTATAGAACAGCTCGCTCAATTAAGACACGAATATAAAATTCTCCAATCCTTAGAGATAGAAGGAATTGTTAAACCCCTAGCTTTAGAAAGCTATCAAAATGGTCTGGCGCTGATCTTGTCAGATTTTGGGGGAGAGCCTCTAAGAAATTTTATTACTGCACAAAATTTTGAATTAAGCAATTTTTTGCAAATTGCGATTCAATTGTCTGAAACGCTTGCTCAATTACATAAAAACAACCTTATTCATAAAGATATTAAACCCCAAAATATATTCATCAACGTAAAAACAGGTCAAGTTAAAATTATAGATTTTAGCATTTCATCCCACCTGTCAAGAGAAAATCAAACTGTTAGTAATCCCAATTTGCTTGAAGGCACCCTCGCCTACATGTCACCAGAACAAACTGGAAGGATGAATCGCTCTATTGACTATAGAACTGATTTTTATTCCTTAGGTGTCACCTTCTATGAAATGCTAACGGGACAGTTACCTTTTCAAGCTACCGACCCTTTGGAATTAGTTCATTGCCACATTGCTAAAACACCGATATCACCCAAAGAAATATACTCAAAAATTCCCCAAGCAGTTTCTGATATTGTCATGAAATTATTAGCCAAAACTGCTGAGGAAAGATATCAAAGTGCTTTGGGACTAAAAGCTGACTTAGAAGAATGTCTACGAATACTACAAGCGACTGTAAATATTGAATATTTCAGTGTTGGTCAACTTGATTTATACAGCCAATTTATCATTCCGCAAAAACTTTATGGTCGCGAAAAAGAAGTTGCTATCTTGATGGATGCTTTTGAGCGAGTGGCAAACCCCCCTATGTCCCTCCTTACTAAAGGAGGATTAAGGGGAGTAGAAATGATGTTAGTAAGTGGTTACTCAGGTATTGGTAAATCTTCTTTGGTGAATGAAGTTCATAAACCCATCGTACGCCAAAGGGGTTATTTTATTTCTGGTAAATTTGACCAATTTAAGCGGAATATTCCTTATGCTTCTTTAATTCAAGCTTTTCAGGAATTGATGCAGCAGTTATTAACAGAAAGTGCTGACAAGATAGCAATTTGGAAAACAAAACTATTAGAAGCTCTCGGTGCCAACGGTCAGATCATTATTGATGTGATTCCTGAAGTCGAACGAATTATTGGTCTTCAGCCACCAGTTCTTCAATTGGGAGCAACTGAATCTCAAAACCGATTTAATCGAGTGTTTCGGCAATTTATTCATGTATTTTGCAAGCCTGAACATCCACTTGTACTTTTTTTAGATGATTTACAGTGGGTTGATTCAGCTTCCCTGAAATTAATTCAACTGCTGATAAGTGACCCAAATAACCAATATTTATTACTAATTGGAGCATATAGAGATAACGAGGTGAGTGCAACTCATCCTTTAATGTTGACGTTAGAGGAAATTCAAAAATCTGGTGCGGTTGTCAACAATATTGTCCTCCAGCCTTTGCAGATTTATCATGTTAATCAATTAGTAAGTGATACTCTCCGCACTGACCAAGAAAAGTCACAGCCGCTAGCTGAGTTAGTGTTTAATAAAACTCAGGGAAATCCCTTCTTCTTAACTCAGCTGCTTAAATCCCTTTATCAAGAAAACTTATTGTCATTTAATTTCAGTGAAGCTTGCTGGCAGTGGAATATCGAACAGCTTAAAGACATTGATATCACTGATAATGTTGTCGAATTAATGGTCAACCAGATTCAAAAGCTGTCACCGAAGACGCAGAATGTCTTAAAGTTAGCTGCTTGTATCGGGGATAAATTTACCCTAGATGTTCTGAGTATTGTTAATCAAAAGTCTTTGTCAAAAACAGCAGCAGATTTGTGGGAATCTTTGCAGGCTGGTCTGGTTCTGCCTCTAAGCCAATACTATAAAATTCCTCTTGTTGGGGAATGGGAAATAGAGTTAGGGGAACGGGAAAGAAAGAATCACCCTAACCTAATTTCCAATTCTCAATTCCCGATCTCATACAAATTTCTACATGACCGCGTGCAACAAGCCGCTTATTCTCTCATTCCAGATTCACAGAAACAAGAAACTCATCTCAAAATTGGTCAGTTGTTACTACAAAACACTACGCCAGAAGAACGAAAAGAAAATATTTTTACTTTGGTCAATCAGCTGAATTATGGTACCGACTTACTCACCTTAGAGTTAGAAAAGTATGAGTTGGCTGAACTCAATCTGATCGCAGGTCAGAAAGCGAAAGCAGCTACGGCGTATGAGTCTGCTATGCGCTACCTAAAGGTAGGTTTGGGATTATTGGCAGCAAATAGCTGGCAGAATCAGTACGCACTCACACTAGCACTCTATGAGTCAGCAGTAGAAACTGCGTACCTGAACGGCAATTTTGAGCAGATGGAGAAATGGGCAAATGTTGTTCTGAAACAGGCAAAAACCTCTATCGACAAAATGAAAGTCTATGAGGTAAAAATTCAAGCCTGTATGGCGCAAGTCAAACAACTTCAAGCAATCGAGATTGGGTTACAAGCATTGGAACTGCTGGGGGTGAAGTTACCAGAGTCGCCTAGTGTCTCGGACATCCAGCAAACACTGACTCAAACAGCGACAAATTTGAGTGGGAAGAGTATAGAAGACTTGATTAACCTACCGTTAATGACAGAGGTAGATAAGCTAGCAGCCATACGTATGCTCACAAGTATGGGTTCTCCTACCTATCAAGCTGCACCTGCACTATTTCCGTTGGTTGTGTGCGAACAGGTGAATTTATCTATCAAATATGGTAATGCACCTTTCTCAGCCTATGGTTATGTTTGTTACGGTGTCATTTTAAACGGGATAGTTCAGGACATAGAGTCGGCTTATAAATTTGGCCAGTTGGCTTTAAGCCTTGTGGAACAGTTCAACGCTGTAGAACTTAAGACAAGTGTATTCTTCGTGGCAGGGGCATGTACGATGCATGGGAAAGTTCATGCTAGAGAAACTTTGCCACTTTTACAGGATGGATATCAAAGCGGACTAGAAAACGGTCACTTTGAATATGGTGGTTATGCTGCCATGCAAAAGTGCCAATATTCATATTACATCGGTCAAGAACTGACAAGACTTGAACGAGAAATGGCAACAACCAGTAATTCTCTTGCTCAACTCAAGCAAGAAAACGCTTTGAGTTGGAATCAAATATTTCAACAGTCAGTCCTTAATTTGCTGGAAGCTTCTGAAAATCAGTGCTGTTTATTAGGTGAAGTATACAACGAGGAAAAGTCATTACCGCTGCTTAATAAAGCCAATGACAGAACTGGACTTCATTATTTTTATTTAAACAAACTTATTCTTTGTTATCTATTTGAAGAATACCATCAAGCATTAGAAAATGCAGTTCAAGCCGAACAATATTTAGATGGTGTGAAAGCTTTCCTTGTTGTCCAAGTGTTCCATTTCTACGATTCTTTAGCACAACTCGCTATATATCCATCAGCATCACCCTCACAACAAGAACAACTCCTGAGCAAAGTGACGAATAATCAGGAAAAGATGCAAAAATGGGCAGATCATGCCCCCATGAATTTTCAGCATAAGTATGAGCTTGTGGAGGCAGAGAAAGCGCGAGTATTAGGTCAATACTGGCAAGCAATGGAGTGTTATGACCGAGCCATTGCAGGAGCTAGGGAGCAAGGATACATCCAGGAAGAAGCGCTAGCAAATGAACTGGCAGCAAAGTTTTATTTTGAGCGTAGTAGAGAAAAGGTTGCTCAGACCTATCTAACTGATGCTTACTATGGATATATTCGCTGGGGAGCAATTGCAAAAGTTAGAGATTTGGAAGCAAGATATTCTCATATTTTCTCTCGGATATCGGAGCGAAAAAGCCAAGATATAGAGATGAATAGGACAATTAGCTCTATGACTGCAAATAGTTCCATAGTTTTTGATTTAGCCACAGTGATGAAAGCCTCTCAAGCTCTTTCTGGCGAAATTGTTTTGGACAAGTTGCTAGCTAAATTGATGCAAATTGTGATTGAAAATGCTGGTGCAGAAACAGGATTTTTAATATTAGAAAAAGCAGGGAATTTATTCATAGAAGCTTCAGGAAGTTTTGGGCAAGATGAGATAAACGTGCAGGAATCGACACCTGTAGAGTCGAGTCAGCAGCTACCAATATCTGTGATTAATTATGTACGTCGAACTCATGAGAATGTCGTACTGAATGACGCTAGCCGTGAGGGAGTTTTTACGACGGATAGCTATATCATTAACCACAAACCCAAGTCTATTTTATGTACGCCGATTGTTAATCAAGGTAAGCTTGTTGGCATTCTTTATTTAGAAAATAACTTGACCGCTGGGGCATTTACGCCAGAGCGGTTGGAAGTTTTGCAACTTTTATCTTCTCAAGCGGCAATCTCGATTGAAAATGCCCGTCTTTATCATGATTTGGAGGAATATAATCGGACACTGGCAGCAAAAGTACAAGAGCGAACGCTGGAGTTACAAAATAAGAATTTACAATTACAACAGGAAATTCGCGATCGCCAACGAGCCGAAGAAACAGCCGCCGCCGCCAACCGTGCCAAGAGCGAATTCCTAGCTAACATGAGTCATGAACTTCGTACCCCGCTCAATGGTATTTTGGGCTACGCTCAAATCTTTCAGAAAGACAAAAATTTAACAGAACAGCAAAAGAATGGTGTAAACATTATTTATCAATGTGGTGAACACTTACTCACATTAATTAACGATATTTTAGACCTCTCCAAAATTGAAGCTCGGAAAATGGAACTTTATCTCAAAGATTTTCATTTTCCAGAATTTCTTGAGAGTATAGCTGAGATTTGCCGCATTCGCGCCGAACAAAAAGGAATTTCGTTAATTTACAAAGCGCTATCTCCACTGCCAAGAGTTATTCGAGCCGATGAAAAACGATTGCGCCAGGTTTTGATTAATTTACTTAGCAATGCGGTCAAATTTACAGAAAAAGGTAGTATAACTTTCACAGTGAATGTTATTAGTCAAGAGTCAATAGTCAATTGTCAAAAGTCAAAGGATTTTAAGCCAATGACAAATGACATAGACGCCCTTCGGGCGGCTTCCCGTAGGGTAGGACAAATGACAAATGACAGAATTCGATTTCAAGTCGAAGATACAGGGATTGGCATTGCACCGGAGCAATTAGAAGAAATCTTTTTGCCGTTCAAGCAAGTGGGTGAGGATAGTCGTAAGACTGAAGGTACAGGATTGGGATTGGCAATTAGCCGTCAATTAGCTCAAATGATGGGCGGCGAACTCAAGGTAAAGAGTACTTTAGGTAAAGGGAGCATTTTTTGGCTAGATTTGGATTTACCCAAGGGTTTTCAACAAACTAATGCTAAGAGCGTCAATGAATGCAACATTATTAGTTTTGTTGGTTCTAAACGAAAAGTTTTGGTGGTAGACGATAAATGGGCAAATCGTTCTGTCTTGATTAATCTACTACAGCCTTTAGGTTTTGAAGTCACAGAAGCAACAGATGGCTTAGATGGTATTAAAAAAGCACTTGAATTTAAGCCAGATGTAATTTTTATGGATTTGGTCATGAACGTGATGGACGGCTTTGAAGCCACCCGTCGCCTCAGGATGTTACCAGAACTTAAAGAAGTGATAGTAATTGCCATCTCAGCTAGCGTTTTTGATTTCGATCAAAAGCAAAGCCGAGAAGTTGGTTGCGATGATTTTCTCTCCAAACCAATCCAGGTAACAGAACTTTTAGAAAAATTACGGGTTCACTTGGGGTTGGAATGGGTTTATGAGCAGGAAAGAGGTGGCATTCCCAGGCTGGAGTCTGGAAACGAGCCAAGGCTGGAGTCTGGAAACGAGCCAAAATTGATTGCACCACCAGCAGAAGAACTGGCAATTTTGTTAGATTTGGGAATGAAGGGCGACCTGAGAGGCATTGCAGAACGAACCGTAGAACTAGAGGAATTGGATGAAAAATTGGTACCTTTTGCCACCCATCTGCGCCAACTTGCCAAAGGTTTTAAGGGAAAACAAATTCTAGAGTTTCTCAAAAAATATTAA
- a CDS encoding endonuclease dU: protein MELEVLLQNRRTIRAIGFDDAPFIRRSGHPVGVAGVVCANTRFEGMVWGEIQPDGWDATDILCQLLLGGKFLPQLHVVLLDGISLGGFNVINLPLLAQRLERPCITVMRRQPKLSAIEYAMQRLPQPERRLEILRQAGPIYEYPPFYFQVCGADPKVSAQVLKRLTDCGHVPEALRLAHLIAAAVVKGESGRQA from the coding sequence ATGGAACTAGAAGTATTGCTGCAAAATCGCCGCACGATTCGCGCTATTGGTTTTGATGATGCCCCCTTTATTCGCCGTTCTGGTCATCCAGTTGGAGTGGCAGGGGTTGTCTGTGCAAATACTCGGTTTGAAGGGATGGTTTGGGGCGAGATACAGCCAGATGGCTGGGATGCTACAGACATTCTTTGTCAGTTACTCCTTGGCGGCAAATTTCTACCACAGTTGCATGTGGTGCTACTCGATGGCATTTCTCTGGGGGGGTTTAATGTAATTAACTTACCGTTGCTAGCACAGCGATTAGAGCGTCCTTGTATTACTGTAATGCGACGCCAACCAAAGTTAAGTGCCATTGAGTACGCTATGCAAAGGCTGCCGCAACCGGAACGACGATTAGAAATTTTACGCCAAGCTGGCCCTATCTACGAGTATCCACCTTTTTACTTTCAGGTTTGTGGAGCCGATCCCAAGGTAAGCGCTCAAGTACTTAAGCGTCTGACAGACTGCGGGCATGTCCCGGAGGCGCTGCGCCTTGCCCACCTGATTGCAGCTGCGGTTGTCAAAGGGGAGAGTGGGCGACAGGCTTGA